One Leucobacter muris DNA segment encodes these proteins:
- a CDS encoding GntR family transcriptional regulator produces MSTEPVWPEELFTDLDRTGPVPLYFQISSRLERAIRDGVIPAGARLENEISIGERLGLSRPTVRRAIQELVDKGLLVRRRGIGTQVVQARVSRPVELTSLHEDLTRVGHTPTTRVLSIERVQADEEVAAQLRIAPGTEISRIRRLRCADGTPMAILDNLLAPEFSDITAEDLERHGLYEILRARGITIKIANQTIGARRTHGDEHELLDLAKGSPLLTMDRVAFDHGGRVIEAGHHCYRPDLYSFETTLVSR; encoded by the coding sequence ATGAGCACCGAACCCGTCTGGCCGGAAGAGCTGTTCACCGACCTCGATCGAACCGGCCCGGTGCCCCTCTACTTCCAGATCTCGAGCCGCCTCGAGCGCGCGATCCGCGACGGCGTCATCCCCGCCGGCGCCCGCCTCGAGAACGAGATCTCGATCGGCGAGCGCCTCGGCCTCTCGCGCCCCACCGTGCGCCGCGCGATCCAGGAGCTCGTCGACAAGGGCCTGCTCGTGCGCCGCCGCGGCATCGGCACCCAGGTGGTGCAGGCGCGGGTGAGCCGGCCCGTCGAGCTGACGAGCCTGCACGAGGATCTCACGCGGGTGGGCCACACGCCCACGACGCGCGTGCTCTCGATCGAGCGCGTGCAGGCCGACGAGGAGGTGGCGGCGCAGCTGCGCATCGCCCCCGGCACCGAGATCAGCCGCATCCGCCGCCTGCGCTGCGCCGACGGCACCCCCATGGCGATCCTCGACAACCTGCTCGCCCCCGAGTTCTCGGACATCACCGCCGAGGACCTCGAGCGGCACGGCCTCTACGAGATCCTGCGGGCGCGCGGCATCACCATCAAGATCGCGAACCAGACGATCGGCGCGAGGCGCACGCACGGCGACGAGCACGAGCTGCTCGATCTCGCGAAGGGCAGCCCGCTGCTCACCATGGACCGCGTGGCCTTCGACCACGGCGGGCGGGTCATCGAGGCGGGGCACCACTGCTACCGCCCCGACCTCTACTCCTTCGAGACGACGCTCGTCTCGCGCTGA